The Yamadazyma tenuis chromosome 2, complete sequence sequence AATTCGCTAAGGCTTACGCTCAAGGTGTCcacaaatccaaatacTGGGAATACACCTACGAAGATTCGATCGAATTATTGGCTAAGTTGCCAAATATTGCTGCTAGAATCTATAGAAACGTTTTCCATGACGGTAAGTTGGGTAAAATcgattcttctttggattACTCCGCCAACTTGTCTAACTTGTTAGgttttggtgaaaacaaggaatttgttgaattgATGAGATTATACTTGACTATCCACTCCGATCACGAAGGTGGTAACGTTTCAGCCCACACCACACACTTGGTTGGATCTGCTTTGTCTTCTCCATTCTTGTCTTTGGCTGCTGGTCTTAACGGTTTGGCTGGTCCATTACATGGTAGAGCCAATCAAGAAGTGTTGGAAtggttgttcaagatgAGAGAAGAATTGAACGGTGATTACTCCAAGGAAAACATTGAGAAATACTTATGGGAAACTCTTAACGCCGGTAGAGTGGTTCCAGGTTACGGTCACGCTGTCTTGAGAAAGACCGACCCAAGATACACTGCCCAAAGAGAATTTGCTCTTAAGCACATGCCAGACTAtgaattattcaagttggtgtcTAACATCTATGAAGTTGCTCCAGGTGTTTTGACCAAGCACGGAAAGACCAAGAACCCATGGCCAAATGTGGACTCTCACTCCGGTGTGTTGTTGCAATACTATGGATTAACCGAAGAATCCTTCTACACCGTTTTGTTTGGTGTTTCCAGAGCCTTTGGTGTATTGCCTCAATTGATCTTGGACAGAGGTATTGGTTTGCCAATTGAACGTCCAAAGTCTTTCTCTACCGAAAAATACATTGAAATGGTTAAAAACATCGCTTAAGTCATTTAAAAGTTGCCATTCATTTTATATTCGGAAATGTCTATATAGTTATTTATTTTTTATTTATTGTGGTAAATGTCAAGCTTGTACAATTTTCAGTTTCGCAGCACTCggattttttttcaagttaGATCGTAAGGCTTATTGGATATAGATGAGAAGCATAATACGCTTGAGGCGTTGTCATTCCACTTACTCGGGAACCCTACATCTCCCAAAGACAAACTTCAGCCCCAAGATTCCATCGGGCGAAGATGCTGCCAAAATTGACAAACTTGCTACCTCAAATCTCTACAAATGGCAGAAATCAAGATCTACTTCCAAGTTTATTTTACATGACGGGCCCCCCTATGCCAATGGTGACTTGCACTTGGGCCATGCACTCAATAAGGTTCTTAAGGATATGATGAACCGGTACGAAATGCTCTATAACAACAAGTCCATCGACTATGTTCCTGGATGGGATTGTCATGGATTGCCCATTGAATTAAAGGTCACCAAGCCAGGGTTAGACCCTGTTGAAATTAGACAAAAAAGTCGagacttggccaacaagaTGATCCTCAAACAAATGGAGcagttcaagaaattcagTATCATGACAGACTGGTCCACCATATACAAAACCATGGACCATGAGTACGAGGTAAACCAgttgaagcttttcaagACATTGATAAAAAATAAGCTTCTCAGCCGGCAAATGAAGCCAGTTTGGTACGGATGTGACACTAAGACGGCATTGGCCGAGGCGGAATTGGAGTACAGGAAACACAAGTCCATTGCTGTGTAtgtgaagttcaagttggtcGATGACCCAACCACGAGTCTATTGATTTGGACTTCGACCCCATGGACGTTATTGGGAAATAAGGCCATTTGTATCAATGAAAATCTCAACTACATCAAGTTAAGCAACGAGTCGGAGAGTTTAATTGTCCAAGAAGACATGGTACAATCCGTGC is a genomic window containing:
- the CIT1 gene encoding citrate (Si)-synthase (COG:C; EggNog:ENOG503NU5Z), translated to MSLVNSIKKSTKLQSALFNSLRSYSTAEPTLKQRLAEILPEKAEEVKQLKKEYGKTVIGEVLLEQAYGGMRGIKGLVWEGSVLDPIEGIRFRGRTIPDIQSELPKAPGGNEPLPEALFWLLLTGEVPTVEQTKKFSEELAARSALPKHVEELIDRSPSNLHPMAQFSIAVTALESESQFAKAYAQGVHKSKYWEYTYEDSIELLAKLPNIAARIYRNVFHDGKLGKIDSSLDYSANLSNLLGFGENKEFVELMRLYLTIHSDHEGGNVSAHTTHLVGSALSSPFLSLAAGLNGLAGPLHGRANQEVLEWLFKMREELNGDYSKENIEKYLWETLNAGRVVPGYGHAVLRKTDPRYTAQREFALKHMPDYELFKLVSNIYEVAPGVLTKHGKTKNPWPNVDSHSGVLLQYYGLTEESFYTVLFGVSRAFGVLPQLILDRGIGLPIERPKSFSTEKYIEMVKNIA